DNA from Prunus persica cultivar Lovell chromosome G6, Prunus_persica_NCBIv2, whole genome shotgun sequence:
ATAGTACAAATTAGAACTTGAGatcagaaaacagaaaaaacaaaataccaaTGGCTGGCTATGGTGATTACTTGCCATTCTTGGCCATGGTGCTTGTCCAAATGAGCTATGCAGGAATGAACATCATTTCAAAGCTTGCTATCGAATCTGACATGAACCCTCTTGTTCTTGTTGCTTATCGCCAAGTTTTCGCCACCCTTTCCATTGCCCCCTTTGCTTATTGGATGGAATGGTAAAAATTACAACCCTATCTCCTAGTTTCGGTCCATGCATGTCACAAAAtcctcatatattttttagttttattgtaTCATCAAGTCACATTAGCTTGCTAGGTTTGCTATGCATGTGTCAAGTTTCATGGATTTTTGTCTCTCTGACTTGCTTAGTTTATTTGAGTCAAATGAGTTTCAAGATTTTCAATGTATAAACAAGCTTTCCCTGTTtgtttcttattattttatacagAAAGTGAGTTTTGATAGTATAAACAAgtaattgtttaattttgggttttgttggtcactgaaaaaagaaacaagaagttTGGGTTAGCTCTTTTTTAGATGATAATTTTTTAGGAGTTGTTAGACCTCACTTGATCTGTACTAGTTAgttgttgtttctttttagggtttgtttcCCCTATCTCatcaaaaaacaagaagatctAGAAAAGAACAGAGAACAAAATGTTTCtctgtcctttttttttttgttcttcatctcagttagattattattttgatcAAATAGAAACTGTTTATTGATTTGAGCCTCTTGttcttccttccttcttcGAAAAGTTAAAGTGGTTTTAAGAGTTTTTTAAGGCTGAAAGTGTGCAATTAATTTAAAGTTGTTCTTGGAAAATCCGGAGACGCAAAAAACTCTGATGCAGAATTGAATGAGATCTGTTTTGGCATTGAAGCACGCGAAAAACGCAGAAGGCCATGCATGATAATTGTGTCCAACTTTTTATCAGTCTGTCTGTATTTGAACTTAATTTAACGTGCCGCCTAGTGGTTTGACGGGTGGCATAAGTCAAAGCCCCACCAGCTTTGCATGGTTGCCATGTCATCTTTCACCATTtgtcttttccttcttctttgctTAGCTCTAGGCCATAGCTAggtccaaagaaaaaaaaaatctatttcaagtttataagatgtttttttttttctgatagGAAAACAAGACCCAGGATCACAATGCCTATTCTTTTCCAGACTTTTCTATGCTCTTTAACTGGGTAAGTGTTTTGATTAACTTCTAATTAAGTTCTTAATTAAGTGTATCAATGTTGCTAAGCAGCAAGATGAATTCAAAATGCAGGGCAACTGCAAATCaggttttctattttgttggtTTGAAGACTTCGACCCCAACCATTGCATGCGCATTGACCAATACACTTCCAGCAATGACATTTATCCTTGCACTCATTTTCAGGTAATGTGTTGTGCTAATCAAcatgttaattaatcaattaattgTGTTAGGATTGTTTGATGAACTTAATTATGCAGACAAGAATCTGCAAAAATAAAGAGCAAACCAGGATTGTCAAAGGTGATGGGAAcagttgtgtgtgtgtctggAGCCATGCTGCTTTCATTTTACCATGGACACATCATTGGCTTAGGTGAGTCCAAAATTCACTGGGCATATGCTCAGAGAATGGGAGAGCAGGCAAATTCCAGCTCCAATGGAAGTTCCTTTGTGGGCCCCCTTTGTGTAATCATAAGCACCTTAGGTTGGGCATTCTGGTTCATAATCCAAGTAAGTTAAAGTACTGATCCTTACCCATTTTACTGTTCTAAGTTTTGTTCTGCATGCAGAATAATATTGTTATTGTcacaataattttatttattttctcttgatttttaatttcaggCGAAAGTTGGGGAGAATTTTCCAGCTCCTTATACAAGCACCACATTGATGTGTTTGATGGCCAGCTTTGAGTGTGGGATCATTGCTGTGATTGCTGATCACAAAGTTTCTGCTTGGTCATTGAAAAATCCCATGCGGCTTATTTCAGCCCTCTATTGTGTATGTGCTCTTCACTTGGCTTAATTAACAGCATTTTAATTGGAAGTTTCTTACTAAACAGAGGGTTGAATGTATGATTATGCCTAGTTTGTATGTACCTGATTAGCTTGCATGCCTAGTTTGTCCTAACATAATAAACTTAATCATGAGTTGTTAAGCTTTTAGTTAGTTTCATACTAAATCATGATCATGATGCTAATCTCAGGGAATTTTGGGTTCTGCACTagctttcttcctctcttcctgGAGTATTCAGAGAAAAGGCCCTCTTTACGTGTCGGTGTTCAGCCCCTTGCTCCTCATTATTGTGGCCATTTCAAGTTGGGCTCTGCTTGAGGAGAAATTATACCTTGGAACGTACGTATATACAGTTTACTCATCTCCAAGTTCTTTACTTAATTATGTTTAATAAACACCTGCTTTGATTCTGCTAATTAATCTGTTGGTTCATATTGTGCTTGACTTAGTGCCATAGGGTCTATTTTGATCGTTTGCGGGCTCTATCTTGTTCTGTGGGGGAAGAACAAGGAGACGGAGGTTGAGAAGccaacaaaagaaacagaCACAACAAAGGCAGATCATGCCAAGGAGTATGAGAGAAACGACTTGGAACTGCAGCTGCAAGTGCACTCAAAAAGCGACAGTGACGTTATGGGATGATACAGAGGGTCAAACAGAACAACAGCAAAGGCAAACTTCCCCTTTTGCATTGTATCTATGCTGCCATTTCATTTTCTATCTGAGGTCACTTCATGAACCTCCCAGATAAATGTAATATTAGATTGGCCAACAAGGACCAGTTGTTGCTTTCTTTTGAGCTGCATTTGGAAGTTTCTTCTAGCAAAAATGACTCCAACTTTCATGTCATATTTGTGTTTGTCCAACTGTACTGTGATTTTGTAATGTGAAGTTGCTTTCTTttacttcttttgttttgttcttatgGTTCAGTTTTGATTGATCATCATCCGCAATCACCTGCCTCCCAGTTGCTATACATATTTGTCATTAACCAAATGCGCATTAGTAGCCATATGTTCTCTTTCAAACTCAACCCAAGTGCCATAGCTAATGCCTAATGCATGGAAGATGAGACACAAATATCAGAATTGAATACATATAATGTTGAAATAATTTTGCAATCTGCCAAGTAGAAATAGACCTCATGCTTAAACCCTGCGCGAAACTTACTACATGACAATATCTCTCAAGCTTGTTATGTGTCTCGCAAATTTCTTATTAGAGTTAGGCAAATTGTACCACGAATCTTGtaaatttcttataaataagcTAGGTACATTATAAATTACGTATTTGATATATTTTACAAATCTGTCATATGTACGTACAAATCAACGAAGTTTATCACATAATGTGTGTAGTTAATCTTTTAAAGCTACCTAAACCCTATATTTTACAAACTAGTGATTGTACGTACAAACTAGTAAAACTCACCTCATTTCCACCCTTCCTTCTTTAAGAAAAGCATTAAAAACGTACTTATTCCGTATAATAGGCTTTTTTAGAGGCAAATCAGCAATTAGATAAACTATTGGACCACATTGGAGCATACACACCCCCAGCTCTACACCTTGTCACACAATATAACTACATTTCACTCGAACCCTAACGGCACCTCACGTCTGAATGACGTTGCTCAAATCCTTCACGGCCCCCAAACGTCGTTAGAAAGATTGTTATCTCCCACATATTTAAATGCCCAAATAGTCTCCCAACCCTGGAGCCCATTTCTCATCGtacctcttctctctctaggGCAGCGTCTCAGATCTGCCCCCTCTAAGgtccgtctctctctctctctctctctctctctctaataacATTTGCCTATACATTTTCATGTAGATTAGTAGGCATATTAAATTTGGTTTATAGGTTAGTGTACTTTTGGTTTAGAAGTAAGGGGTTAGCGTTATTTTGGCTTGTGATTAGTCTgtgttttctctcttttcaatCAAGatctgtttttgggttttgatgtGAATCTGCtatttggatttcactttcttttgcGAAATTTCAGGTCAagactttgtttttattttgaatttgatgggtAGCTTTTACATTTGGTTTTAGATCTATTATTGTCGTGCTTGTTTGGGTTGTTCTGACGGCTATTTGTTCGAACTGAGAAATTTGTATTAAAGTATTTGATAGAAAGCCAATAAGCccatataaaaagaaaaagaaaggattttGGTCACATGATCTGAAAAACATGCCCATATCCAACGCAAAGGATTTCTGTGtctatttgtttttgatatatttggattttgatgAAAGTTCAGATCTTTAGTCATATGAATGTCCAATTCTGCATGttagtaaatttttttttccttcaaaatcttatcatttttttcattagaTTTTGTCCATGCACTATAAGTTGAATATCCAAGTTGAGTGTTTGTGACTTAATGATAGATGAACTTGTGTCTGACTATTGAATTCTGAATTCAGCTTTTCAAAATGGGGTTATCTTTCACCAAGTTGTTCAGTCGTCTTTTTGCTAAAAAAGAAATGCGAATTCTTATGGTCGGTCTCGATGCTGCTGGTAAAACTACCATATTGTACAAGCTTAAGCTCGGAGAGATCGTGACCACCATTCCAACAATTGGTATCATTTGCAATATTATTATCATgttgtaatatttttatttaacatGAGTAGCGTACCATTTTTAGGTTTTAACAAGTTACATCTGTTTGCAATTGTATCAGGATTCAATGTTGAAACTGTGGAATATAAAAACATTAGCTTTACGGTTTGGGATGTTGGAGGCCAGGACAAGGTTTGTGGAATCATTAACAAGCTATCTAAATTTTATATGGTGTAAAAGATTTGGCACATTTTTGAACGTCTTACATATCTCCTTTGGCATTATATGGATGCACTTGTAGATCAAACATAAGTCTCcgaatgatattttctttgatggaTGTTGTTAAATATGCAAGCGATAATggttatttataatttatacacATATGTGTTGTTTTGTAaatgtttgtgtttgttttttttcctaagtGCTTATGGACGGTCTTGTGCTGATTAGATATTGCTCCATTAGCACACAACAAATTCATAAGCTACATGTATTGTTGCCACCTTGTCTTTCAAGGTTTTCCTCAATAAATGTGAGGAAAAGCTATCCACACTGTGGCGAAAATTTCACATGGCCTTTAGGCAAACTGAGTTGTGTAGATGTAGTTGTTGGTATTTTTTCTTGCAGAGGGTCTTATGCTAATTAGATGTTTTGGTACTAGGATGGCAGTATGAGATACTTCTACCATGGTTATCCATTCTATGGATTATGTGCTTAATGACGGTCTTGTGCTGATTAGTTGTTCTCCATCATCACATAACATAATCATAAGCTACATTTACTTGTGCCAACTTGTCTTTTTAGCTTTTCCTTATCACATAGGGACATGCTATCCTTGTTGTTGCTGACAGCTTCTATACTTTAATGATTTAATTATATGTttgatcttcttcttgcttGTGCTTATTGACGGTCTTGTGCTGATTAGTTGTTCTCCATCAGCACATAACATAATCATAAGCTACATTTACTTAtgccaactttttttttttatgtaaagTTTTTCCTTCATATATTGGAAATGCTTTCCATGCTTTGGCATACATTTTCTATTCTTTAAGCAAATGTTAAATCTGctgtcttagacttgttgattattcaattgtgcatatcatttttttttgcaaCTGGTCTATATGTGTGCTTGTCTATGCTACTTTAGTGATTTTGACCAACCATTGATCATGAGTATCATGCCCTCTTACATGTGCATTATATGTTTGTGTGGCCCTCCAGATTCGACCTTTATGGAGACACTACTTCCAAAATACACAAGGGCTGATTTTTGTGGTTGATAGCAATGATCGTGATCGTGTTGTTGAGGCTAGGGATGAGCTGCATAGGATGTTGAATGAGGTACTGAAACTTTTGAAGGCTTTGTTAGTTTTTTGGCCCTTGAGGGATTTTTTAATATAGTAATTAGAAACACATTATATATCTGTATGCTAAGTATAGTGAGATTGTTTTGGAAAGCTCTTTCTGAGAAAGAGTTAAGGTAAAACCATGCTATATTGATGGAAAACGTACAAGACCTTCACCAAGTTTGTTGAAAATATATGGAAGGTCATTTGAAATCCATCACATGACTTTtaaaagcatttttttttcttcatgtatATGATTATGTCAGTCCTTGAATCTGTAGGATGAGTTGAGGGATGCAGTGCTGCTTGTATTCGCTAACAAGCAAGATCTCCCAAATGCAATGAATGCTGCTGAGATCACTGACAAACTCGGTCTCCATTCTCTTCGTCAACGCCACTGGTATTTTACTTAAATACTCTCGTCATAGTTTCTATGATTACTCTCTCTGTGTGACTCACACACAGAAAAAAGCAATTAAATGTTCATTAAATCTGATACATTCTGTGTCATTGATTCAGGTACATCCAAAGTACATGTGCCACCTCTGGGGAAGGGCTCTATGAGGGTCTTGACTGGCTGTCCAACAATATAGCAAACAAGGTGGGTCTCACTTGTTGCTTCATTGCAGTAAAAATGTCTTTGATGGTTCTCAAACTCATGTTTGCTTGCTTGTATCTACTTTGGTTGCAGGCTTAAAACGATGACAAAAACTTCGGCAGCCTCTTGTTTTGAATGTGTCAAAGTGGAATGTCCATTATCTTCTGTTTATGAATTTCTTAGTGTTACTATTCTAAGAATGTATTTTGTTTAGATAATTACTACAAAGTGATTGATGCCGTCTGGCCCTGTAGATTTAAATAATTCAAGATTTTTAGTTTCCCTGCCATTCCATACATTCTGTTGTGTTTAGAGTTCCAATCAATGGATGGATGTTGAATTGTTACCATTTCTTTGTCTTCTTAGAATGATTGGCGTTTTTATCTTTCATCATGAGACAAAAAATACTAGACCCTTTCATCTGTCTCACATATAATAACACATTCGTAAACTACACAAATACAACAAACCAGTGACTCTAaatttttatgatattttacTTATGCTGTCGTTGGATCTCACAAGAACGGGTAGAACTTCCATGTAACATGATTCATACGCTTTACATAGACAACCGACAACTTCCGTGTAATATGATTCATACGCTTTGCACAGACAACCAACAAGATGAATTGTCAATAAACGTTATGATTGATATATATGATTGTACACACTATAATTGAATACCagataaaaatatgatttgcAATAAAAAGGACACGCTAATTAAACTTAGACTAAGTTTTTTTCGTATaattcaaaaccctaattgaaGGACACgctaattttaatattttattgtgACCTTGGTAAAATGGATAAGACTGAAAACCAAGCTCTGACTATCGATTGAATCAATTCATTTATTTCCCTTGATTTtagctaaaaaataaaaaattatttactcCCTCAAAGGGAGGATCAAAAATTCACACGGTAAAAATATTAATCTTGGGGAGTTATTACACACGTAAAAAGTCACGTTGACCTGTacaattttttgtataaaatcccATGCCCATTTTCAATGTGTTGTACCAATCCACAAAGTGAATCCTACTTCCAAACCGCACTGAAAATATCCTCTTCATTCTGAAAAATAcgtcttcatcatcatcatggcTCTTCTGCTCAGCACAAACCAATTCCAATCCCTCTGCTTGGCAATCATCTCTTGTCCTCATTTTGGCCTTTTTCTCCGCCGAAGCATTTTCTAGTCGCCAACTTCATGGTCCAGCGATCATCTCCAAGTCTCTGAAAGTAGCTCCAAATGATCATTTTCGATATGAAAATGTCACTAACTTGCCATCTGATGTGAACTTTATTTCAATGGGGGCTGTGACTCCTGTCAAGTACCAAGGGGAATGCGGTAAGCATGCAAGATTAAGAAAGCGTTACCGTCAAACTGTGAATCTGAATCatacatttaattttaaacaaatttttgaTTAATTATGCACATTTGTTgtctcaatattaatatattatgatgatgatgttataGGTTCTGGCTGGGCGTTCGCAGCAGTTGCAGCTGTAGAAGGGCttaacaaactcaaaacagGGAATTTAGTTTCGCTATCGGAGCAGGAGCTCGTTGATTGTAACGTCGGTCTGGACAATGATGGTTGCCGTGGTGGTCACTTTGGTTATGCCTTCCAATACATGATTGAGCGCAACAGGAGCCTGGCACCTGAAGCTGATTACACCTACCAGGGTGTAGATGGAGGCAGTTGCAAGGCTGACGATTACAACAAGACTGATGCATCTGGTGCCATAACCATAACTGACTTCGAAAATGTGCCCGAAAATGACGAAAATGCTCTGTTGAAGGCTGTTGCCTACCAGCCGGTTTCCGTTGCCATTGATGCCAATGCCGTTGAATTCCAGCAATATTCTGGCGGTGTATACGGTGGACCATGTGGTACAGACTTAACCCATGCTGTGACTATTGTTGGATACGGTACAAGTGATGATGGGGTTAAGTATTGGCTGATCAAGAATTCTTGGGGAGAAGATTGGGGGGAGAGGGGATACATGAGGTTGCAGAGAGACGTTCTTGCCAAGGAAGGACTCTGTGGCATTGCTAGGGAAGCTTCTTATCCAATTGCGGCGTGACACGTCAAATTAAAGAAACAGCTAGCTGCTGCTAATTCATGATTATTATTAGTATCCCTTATTAGCATGGTTTAATTATTTCATTGTTATTCTTTGTGTTTCTTGTTGGCTGTAAAATgcgggagactttggaaaagcccaaaggagagagaaaatttttaaaacaagcaaaaatggacaaaattgcccttatttattttttgatttcctaagaaatcctttacatttgcatgtctttggtttgaaagttgagaggttattctgtcttttttcaaaaagctttggctttttccaaaagtgaaagtttttttatgggtaaaatctaaatttactttttaaattttatcaaTAAATAATGATTGTTTTACATGGAGAGAAGCCAAGCTCATGGCATTTTTCGTTACATAAAGAATACAAATAGATTGAAATACACACTAAAATTGAATACAAGGTACAAATAGATTGAAATACAAAGGTTTCAAAGTCCCATAACTATGGGAAAATCAGATCAAGTGTAAGCATATATTGCCAAGATTTTGAGTGGCAAAGTATATCCACTATTGCCTTAGAACTCTATTTGAGCTGAAGACAAAGTTCTCTTCTCCAGCAATGGTGGAATTCAAGCGTCCGGCTGCCCAGCCATTATTCACTGCACGAACATCACCGCTGCTTCCCTCATTTTGTTGCTCAAACTCAGGAAGGCCCTTTGCCTTTCTCTcgtttcttctcttcctctcttcatCACGTTCCTTCCTCAGCCAACTCTCAACTGTTCTCTGCAAATCAAACCCAATCCAATCTCTGTAAATTGAACCAAACAATTAGAAATTGAATGTATATTGAAGTTACCCTTTTGACTAACCATGAGTGACAACTTGTACATCTCCTTAACTCTATCCATGGGCAGAGCTAGCTGCAACTTTCCATTAGCTACATAAGCAATATGTGAAGGCCAATCCTCCAACCCATCAAATATATGTGTAGCATAAATGATGGTGGCGCCTCTCTCTTCACATTCCTTTCTCAAAAACTTGAGAAGGTCAGCTCTTGCCAGCACATCAAGGTCCACAGTAATCTCATCAAGCAGAAGAACCtatttcatttcaacaacaaattatCAAACACTTGGTGagcattaaaaaaacacacaaacaaaacacCTACGAAACTGTCAAACATGGAAATGAAGTACCTTGTATGGCTTGAGCAAGCCCATGCAGATCTGTACTCGTCTTCTCTGACCATCGGAGACCTTGTGCAGCCTCCATGAAAGATCAATATCCAGAACCTTTATTAGCTCTGCTCTCCTTTGTGGGTCGACCCCCGATACCCCATTGATCAACTTATCGGCCGAAACGTCCATCTGTATCGGGACATCAAACCCGGCAAAAGCCACATCTCGCCTCCACTCTCCGCCGAGATAGGAGAGGTCGCCGGAGCCGGTCAAGGCGGTGTCGTGAAACGCCGACCTTCCGAGCACTCGAACCATGTGGGGCTCAACCATGTGCTTGCCTCCCAAGATCTTCAAGATCGTGGTTTTGCCGGCGCCGTTGGATCCGACGAGGAGGCACCGATCGCCAGCGTTGAGGGTGAGGTTGAAGTCCTCTATCAGAGGCTTGGAGCCCGGTGGAGGATGGCCGTTGATTCCTGGGTAGGTGAATTTGAGGCCGTTGATCTCGATCGTCGGTCCGGAGTTGACCTGCACACCCATTGCTGATTGCTGTCGAAGGCAGACGAGCAGGGATGAGatcggagagagagagcgttgTGAGGGTCGACATGAACATGGTGGAGTCTTTAAAGCTTTCGCGGGGTGGGTGAGTTTGGAGGGGAGGAGGCGTGGCCTGTTACCAGTCACATCCCGGAAGTTTGCGGACTTGGTGCTTTTTATTACACCTCATCCAGTTGGAGTTAGACACGTGGCTGCAAATAAAGAGTCCAAGTGgaaatcaacaaaataataaatttttttaccaacTAGAAAAATAACCGTTTCCGGAATGTGCAATGTGGCAACGAAACGGGGATGAATGGGAATGAGGAATGGTGACGGTCTCCATGTAGAttaagggcatgtttacgtattagtaatggagaaagaaaggaataaGAGAATATAGGAATTGAGAAACTACTGAATCGGTATAGGAAGAATCATTCTCATTAAGCTGTTTACTAAACATATAGAATTAGCAAAGGAATGAGGTTGATTCCCATTGTTATTATTTACTAATTTGCATGAAtcagaatccaaattaatttgtttactAAAATGTCATGCACATTTTTATCATAGCACGTATATAATTCTCAAATTGGCTAACAAGAACAAATTAATTATGCAACAAACTAGTAAACAAATCAGTTCAATAATAATGTTAATAATACCTTGGTCCAGAGCCaatttcaaatgaaaaaataaattcaaatatatatatatatttcacctACGTAACTagtaaacaatcaaataataataatttgcatAATCTTCATACGAATGAGGACTTACTGGCAGGGGAATTCCCAACAGTGTCTCAATCTAAGTGGGAAGCCTTTGAAGCTGCTATTAGTATAGTTAACTATAATTAATGCATTCTTTATGTGTAATATGAACTACAATATTACAGTCGCAAAAACGCCTTGTAAATAAATTGGCTATATTGTACAAtacctttatatatatgtatatatatatatatacatacacacaTAGAGAGCTTTCATtagcttatttgagagatactcgtctctacaaaaaatcatttaaatctgatatcatttgaccactcaattaaattattaaaattcaagtactttcttgaagcaccatgTTCATTGATTACAATTGAATGTCGAAACggaatttgtctaattttttgcaaggatcaTCTATGAATatagatttaaaaaataaataatttgaattgttgaaaaaaaattcgtaagGGACCGTATTATTTGAGGAGGAACTTCTGCTGACAAAAGTAGAAGAAGATATCTAGCCTTGAGAATAGCATATGGGTCCTTTGCCTTGGTTGTCATGAATGTGATGACATTCTCATCCTAACcttgattttaaaaagaaaaacttaataTGTGCATAACTAAAAGTAATCAATACGAGCACAAAACCGTACatagattgaaaaaaaaaacccactgATCCATAGTTCATATTTacaaaaatcaataaatttacaaacaacatttattataacataccacATCCAATTCACATGAAATGTCATACTCGTCTAAAACAAATTTCAGCATCGATCAAGCTTCTTGCAAATCTGTTGCTGTGAAAAAACAATATCCAGACTCATAGGTAAGATGCTTTGTTCATTTACATAATTAtcatagtaataataatattttagaaATCTCACGAATGGAATAACTTTACGATGGaaaattaaacagaaaatatgacacaaagatgaaattgttgaatttCATACACAACAGCCTTAGCAATTTGAAATAGTCTAATACTTGTATTTCAGAGTTGGTTGTTTTACTTATCTGAGTGGCCCAAACACACCAACGAAGAATTACAACACCCATGTGAGCTTGCATACTTaccataatttttatttttcataagatATCTATGATCAAAATGTAAGAGTTATTTGGGTCAGCAGTTAGAAGTTTAGAACCCACTTGTGTTGTGCATGAGAGAGACAATATATTACAGTGATCAATGATTTTCCTTTCAGTAAATTGATAAGAAGGCCAACAAAAGGGAAGAATAAGAAGAGATCTTCAGGTGAACGCTTGTCGACCTCCTTGTTGTGGGGGATTAGATCCTCCATTCTGATGTTTTTAATCTTGGCTAATTGTTTAGGCATTTGTTGAAAGAAACCCTAGGCACATACAGAGCGAACGAGAGAGAATGAGTTTCTGTCAACTACGTGAAAGGTGAGGACGTTTGGTCATTAATGAAATCATCCAATACAGATGGCAAATAATAGAAACACAAAAGACATAAAGAAAGAGGGTTTGAACAACTACTAACTACAAAACAGAGGAGTTGAAATTCTGTTGGGGCGGCGGAGATTGTAGACGGAGTAAAAAGAATGTCAACTAGCTAACATGCAAAAATGACAACGGAAAAGGACAACAGGAGTTGTTCAACAAATACAAGtgttattgtatagttttatttattaactATGAATTAGAGTATtatcatttcatttcaatgggtttgttttg
Protein-coding regions in this window:
- the LOC18772373 gene encoding WAT1-related protein At1g09380, coding for MAGYGDYLPFLAMVLVQMSYAGMNIISKLAIESDMNPLVLVAYRQVFATLSIAPFAYWMEWKTRPRITMPILFQTFLCSLTGATANQVFYFVGLKTSTPTIACALTNTLPAMTFILALIFRQESAKIKSKPGLSKVMGTVVCVSGAMLLSFYHGHIIGLGESKIHWAYAQRMGEQANSSSNGSSFVGPLCVIISTLGWAFWFIIQAKVGENFPAPYTSTTLMCLMASFECGIIAVIADHKVSAWSLKNPMRLISALYCGILGSALAFFLSSWSIQRKGPLYVSVFSPLLLIIVAISSWALLEEKLYLGTAIGSILIVCGLYLVLWGKNKETEVEKPTKETDTTKADHAKEYERNDLELQLQVHSKSDSDVMG
- the LOC18775110 gene encoding ADP-ribosylation factor; its protein translation is MGLSFTKLFSRLFAKKEMRILMVGLDAAGKTTILYKLKLGEIVTTIPTIGFNVETVEYKNISFTVWDVGGQDKIRPLWRHYFQNTQGLIFVVDSNDRDRVVEARDELHRMLNEDELRDAVLLVFANKQDLPNAMNAAEITDKLGLHSLRQRHWYIQSTCATSGEGLYEGLDWLSNNIANKA
- the LOC18772742 gene encoding vignain translates to MGAVTPVKYQGECGSGWAFAAVAAVEGLNKLKTGNLVSLSEQELVDCNVGLDNDGCRGGHFGYAFQYMIERNRSLAPEADYTYQGVDGGSCKADDYNKTDASGAITITDFENVPENDENALLKAVAYQPVSVAIDANAVEFQQYSGGVYGGPCGTDLTHAVTIVGYGTSDDGVKYWLIKNSWGEDWGERGYMRLQRDVLAKEGLCGIAREASYPIAA
- the LOC18775362 gene encoding ABC transporter I family member 20; amino-acid sequence: MGVQVNSGPTIEINGLKFTYPGINGHPPPGSKPLIEDFNLTLNAGDRCLLVGSNGAGKTTILKILGGKHMVEPHMVRVLGRSAFHDTALTGSGDLSYLGGEWRRDVAFAGFDVPIQMDVSADKLINGVSGVDPQRRAELIKVLDIDLSWRLHKVSDGQRRRVQICMGLLKPYKVLLLDEITVDLDVLARADLLKFLRKECEERGATIIYATHIFDGLEDWPSHIAYVANGKLQLALPMDRVKEMYKLSLMRTVESWLRKERDEERKRRNERKAKGLPEFEQQNEGSSGDVRAVNNGWAAGRLNSTIAGEENFVFSSNRVLRQ